The genomic DNA TCCCCGGCGCACCGTCGCCGCAGCGCTCGTTGCCATGCCCGCGCTCTGGCTGGGCGCCCGCGCGCAGCCGGCGGCCAGCCGGCTCGCCACCCCTTCGCAGACCGAAGGCCCCTTTTATCCCGTGCGCCTGCCGCAGGATTCCGACGGCGATCTGCTGCGCAACGGCGCGCTGGACTACCGCGGCGGCCAGCCGGCCTGGGTCGACGGCACGGTGACCGATCTGGCCGGCAAGCCGCTGCGCGGCGCCCAGGTCGAGATCTGGCAGTGCGATCAGAACGGCCACTACCACCACCCCGGCGACGGCGACCGCGCCGATGCCGCCTTCCAGGGCTTCGGCCGCGTCACGGTCGGTGAAGACGGCAGCTACCGCTTCCGCACCATCCGCCCGGTGCCCTACAGCGGCCGCACGCCGCACATCCATGTCAAGGTGAAGCTCGGCACGCGCGAGCTGCTGACCACGCAGCTCTACGTGGCTGGCGACCCGGGCAATGCGCGCGACTTCATCTGGCGCAATCTTCCGCAGGCCGCGAGGGAGGCCGTCACAGTGCCTTTCGAGCGCGGGCCGGATGGGCTGCAGGCGCGCTTTCCAATTGCCGTTGCGGCCTGAAGGCGCCCGCCGATGCTGTTGCTGCTGACGCCCGGCCTCGCCGCGAGGGAACCAGGGCGCGCCAGGCAATCACGCAAGACGTGGCGCACAGCCCGATTCCCAGCAGCGAGAAGCCCAGGACCAGCGCATGCCGGAGCCACGGGCGCGCGAGAAGCGGCGCGAAGTCCAGGCTGTGCAGCCCATGGTAGAGAACGCGCTGCCATCGGCCTGAGGTGTCGCTGCGCAGGAGAATGCGCGCCGACGCGGGGTCTGCGAAGGCCGCCACGCCATCGGACCAGTCGGCGCGCCACACGGGCAGCGGACGGGTGTGGCGGGTGTTCGGGTCCGCAGGCTTGCGTGCGTAGTACAGATCGTCGTAGGAATCGATGCGGCGCAGCGCGGGAACGCCGGCCTCCGGACGCAGCGCGGCCAGCAAGGCCTGGACGGTGGCCGCAGGCAGCGCGGCAATGGCCCGCCCCGGATCGCGCGTCTCGGCACGTACCAGCAGCTGGCCTTCGGCGGATTGCAACCGATACCACGGCTGCCCCGCAACCTGCAGCAGCTCCAGCTCACGTGCCGCGAGGCCCTGCCGGCTGGCCTGCTTCAGCGCCTCGGCCGGATCGAGCCGCGCCTCGGCCGGCGCACCGGCCCAGCGCACGCGTTCGTCCGCCGTGGCCCCGCGCGCGGAAAACACGCCGAACGGATTCATCGACAACAGGCCTGAACAGATCCACGTGAGCGTGAAGATGCCTGCCGCCAGCCCGGCGATGTGGTGCCAGCGCAGCCAGAACTTGCGGTAGGGAATCCAGCGCGAACGGTTCAGGAAGAGCTGCCAGGTGCCCAGCACCACGCCGCTCAGCGCCAGCAGCGTCGCGGGAAGGGCGAGCCACACCACGACGTGGTGCCAGGCGGCGGGGAACTGCCGCAGCACGGTCGGATAGATCCAGTGCGGCACGGCACCCAGCCAGTTCCAGAAGCGCTCGGCGCGGCGCGTGTCGCGCACGACCTCTGCGGCATCCGGCGAAACATAGAGCTCGAGCCCGTCCTCGCCAGCCAATGCGACCTTCACCAGCGGCCGATAGGGATCGAGGCCCTGCGGCACGGTCCATTGGTCGCGCTCCAGGCGCTCGGTGTGCTGCGCGCGGCGCCCGCTGAAGGCCTCGGCCGCGGCGGCCGCCTGTGAATCCGTGAGCGGCGGCCGCAAGGCACCACTGCGCGCGTCGAGCGTTTGCCAATGGGGCGCAGCAGCGCCCTGCTCTCCATGCGCCAGCAACCGCCAGACCGGATCCGCACCCGCCATGCCCAGGCGCGCCTCGCTGAAGCGAAGTCCGGCGCGCCGGGCCGCTTCCTCGGCGGTCAGGCAGCACCCTGGCGGCAGTTGCAGCGGCGGCACGGCCTGCAGGCGTTCCACGGGCGCGAGGCTCGGGAACGGCACGAAGTACAGGACAACCCCGCTCGCAAACCACATGAGGAAGAACAACGCAAGCACGACGCCCAGCCACTTGTGCAGAAAGATGAGGGCCTTCTTCATGGCGCAATTGCCAGCTGCACGGCATCGATCATTCAGAAGCGCGCACGCGCCGTCAGCTGCACCGTGCGCGGCGCGCCCAGCAGCCAGCGCACGTTGCCGGTGCCCGAGACCGCATAGTCGCGGTCCGTCAGGTTCTTGACGGCCAGACTGAAATCGAGGCTGCGCGAAAACTCGTAGGCCAGCGACACATCGAACACCGTGTAGGCCGGCAGGCGCGCCGTGTTGGCCGCGTTCGACTGCCGCGCGCCGACATAGCGTGCCCCGATGCCCAGCTGCCACTGGGGCAGGAAGCGATAGGCCGTCCACAGGTTGGCCGTGCGCTCGGGCACGCCGACCGGGATGTTGCCTGCGCGCGAGACGGCGCGGCCGGCGACCACTTCGTTGAACTCGTCATAGCGCGCACGCAGCAACGCGGCATTGGCGTCGACGGTCCAGCCGGGCATCGGCTCGGCCGCCATGGCCAGCTCGATGCCGGTCGACGATTGGCGCCCGACCTGTTGGGTGATCCTGGGGTCGCTGGCATCGCGGGACAGCAGGTTGCGCTTTTCGATGCGGTAGAGGGCCAGCGTCCATTCGCCCTTGATGGCCGGCAGGCTGCCCTTGGCGCCCACCTCGACCTGCCGGCCCTTGGTCAGGTCGAAGGCGTTGCCACCGTTCGGAAGCGACAGCGCACCGCTCAAGGGGTCGGTTCCCGTGCCGTACTGCCCATAGAAGGAAACCGCATCGCTGGGTGTCCAGACCGCACCAATGCGGCCCGTGACCGGACTGTATGTCTTCGACAGACGGGCGCCAGTGCGCAGATCGTTGTTGTCGAACCGCATGCGATCGCTGCGCAGGCCCGCCACGAGCTTCCAGCCGGGGGCGAGTTCCAGCGCATCCTCCGCGAAGAGCGCGGCCGTCTCCAGTGTGGAGCGGCGTCCCGGAAGCGTTGGCACCGGGCTGGTGAAATGGCCCGACGCAAAGAAGAACGGGTCGACCGTGCTCACGCCGCCGTAGGGCGAATTGTTGGTGTGCAGCAGGCTCGTGCGGTACCAGTCCAGGCCGGCGACGAAGCGGTTCTTCAAGCCGCCGAGCGTGCCGTCGAAGGTGGCATCGAAGCGGTTGCCCGTCTGCTCCTGGTCGTGCAGGATCTCGATGTAGTCGCCGCGGCCGACCCGCGTGCCGGCCCTGTTGAAGCTGTAGGCCTCCGTGTTGCGCCAATGGCGCGCGGACGCCAGGTGGTAGAGCTCGTTGCGCAGCCGGATGCCGTCGCCGAGCTGGTATTCGGCCTTGGCACGCCACATGCGGTCGTCGTACTTGACGACCGAATCGTCCACGTTGAAGTTGGTGCGCCGCAGCCGGCTGTCGAGCGCGCCATCGAGAAGCGGCGTGCCGAAGTAGCGCGCATCGTCATTGCGGCCGCCATCGAACGACAGCGTCAGCTTGAGCGCGCTACTCGGACGCGCCGCAAGCGCGAGCGCGTAGTTCTGCCGGTCGTAGTTCTCGAAGCGGCGAAAACCATCGCTCGCGCCCGCATCGACGTAGACGGAATAGGCCAGGCTGTCATTGATCGGCCCGCGCAGTCCGATGCCGCCCTGCCGCGTCCCGAAGGAGCCCAGGCTGAAGAAGGCTTCGCGCTCCGTGCGATCGAAGCGCGGCTGGTTGGTGATGTAGTTGACGGCCGCGCCGATGGCGCCGTCGCCAAAGAGCACCGAGGCCGGCCCCCTGAGCACCTCGACCGACTCGAAGGGCCAGCTGGAGAACGGATAGGTCACGGTGCCGGACGCAACCACCAGCCGCGTGCCGTCGACCAGTTGGGCCACGGAGTTGTGCCCCGCAAAGCCCCGCGCCACCAGGCTGGTGCCGCCGTTGCCGGGCGCCGGCGCTTCGGTGACGCCCGGAAAGCGGATGGCGACATCCTGCGCGCGGGCCAGGTTGCGTTCG from Variovorax sp. V93 includes the following:
- a CDS encoding protocatechuate 3,4-dioxygenase, encoding MPALWLGARAQPAASRLATPSQTEGPFYPVRLPQDSDGDLLRNGALDYRGGQPAWVDGTVTDLAGKPLRGAQVEIWQCDQNGHYHHPGDGDRADAAFQGFGRVTVGEDGSYRFRTIRPVPYSGRTPHIHVKVKLGTRELLTTQLYVAGDPGNARDFIWRNLPQAAREAVTVPFERGPDGLQARFPIAVAA
- a CDS encoding TonB-dependent receptor; the protein is MACIAGLAMHPVASRAQAALPAVEVSAGETAPGSSLGLDLPNATGSRLGLAPRETPASVSSLGSADIAERNLARAQDVAIRFPGVTEAPAPGNGGTSLVARGFAGHNSVAQLVDGTRLVVASGTVTYPFSSWPFESVEVLRGPASVLFGDGAIGAAVNYITNQPRFDRTEREAFFSLGSFGTRQGGIGLRGPINDSLAYSVYVDAGASDGFRRFENYDRQNYALALAARPSSALKLTLSFDGGRNDDARYFGTPLLDGALDSRLRRTNFNVDDSVVKYDDRMWRAKAEYQLGDGIRLRNELYHLASARHWRNTEAYSFNRAGTRVGRGDYIEILHDQEQTGNRFDATFDGTLGGLKNRFVAGLDWYRTSLLHTNNSPYGGVSTVDPFFFASGHFTSPVPTLPGRRSTLETAALFAEDALELAPGWKLVAGLRSDRMRFDNNDLRTGARLSKTYSPVTGRIGAVWTPSDAVSFYGQYGTGTDPLSGALSLPNGGNAFDLTKGRQVEVGAKGSLPAIKGEWTLALYRIEKRNLLSRDASDPRITQQVGRQSSTGIELAMAAEPMPGWTVDANAALLRARYDEFNEVVAGRAVSRAGNIPVGVPERTANLWTAYRFLPQWQLGIGARYVGARQSNAANTARLPAYTVFDVSLAYEFSRSLDFSLAVKNLTDRDYAVSGTGNVRWLLGAPRTVQLTARARF
- a CDS encoding PepSY domain-containing protein — encoded protein: MKKALIFLHKWLGVVLALFFLMWFASGVVLYFVPFPSLAPVERLQAVPPLQLPPGCCLTAEEAARRAGLRFSEARLGMAGADPVWRLLAHGEQGAAAPHWQTLDARSGALRPPLTDSQAAAAAEAFSGRRAQHTERLERDQWTVPQGLDPYRPLVKVALAGEDGLELYVSPDAAEVVRDTRRAERFWNWLGAVPHWIYPTVLRQFPAAWHHVVVWLALPATLLALSGVVLGTWQLFLNRSRWIPYRKFWLRWHHIAGLAAGIFTLTWICSGLLSMNPFGVFSARGATADERVRWAGAPAEARLDPAEALKQASRQGLAARELELLQVAGQPWYRLQSAEGQLLVRAETRDPGRAIAALPAATVQALLAALRPEAGVPALRRIDSYDDLYYARKPADPNTRHTRPLPVWRADWSDGVAAFADPASARILLRSDTSGRWQRVLYHGLHSLDFAPLLARPWLRHALVLGFSLLGIGLCATSCVIAWRALVPSRRGRASAATASAGAFRPQRQLESAPAAHPARARKAL